From one Culex quinquefasciatus strain JHB chromosome 3, VPISU_Cqui_1.0_pri_paternal, whole genome shotgun sequence genomic stretch:
- the LOC119769357 gene encoding cuticle protein 19-like, translating to MFKIIALVACLAVVASAQYYGGDHGHEDYHHSHPSYKYEYGVKDSHTHDHKSQWESREGDHVKGQYTVDEADGTHRVVDYSSDHKTGFQPHVQRVGHAHHPHGESYSNIKQHY from the exons ATGTTCAAG ATCATCGCTCTGGTTGCCTGTCTGGCCGTTGTTGCCTCTGCCCAGTACTACGGAGGAGATCACGGCCATGAAGATTATCACCACAGCCATCCGAGCTACAAGTACGAGTACGGAGTTAAGGACTCGCACACCCACGACCACAAGAGCCAGTGGGAGTCCCGTGAGGGAGACCACGTTAAGGGACAGTACACCGTGGATGAGGCCGATGGAACCCACCGTGTTGTAGACTACAGCTCGGACCACAAGACCGGATTCCAGCCCCATGTCCAGCGAGTGGGTCATGCCCATCATCCCCATGGCGAGAGCTACTCCAACATCAAGCAGCACTACTGA
- the LOC6034649 gene encoding cuticle protein 19, with translation MFKIIALVACLAVAVLAYEDYNSHPSYKYEYGVKDSHTHDHKSQWESREGDHVKGQYTVDEADGTHRVVDYSSDHKTGFQPHVQRVGHAHHPHGESYSNIKQHY, from the exons ATGTTCAAG ATCATCGCCCTGGTTGCCTGTCTGGCCGTCGCCGTCCTGGCCTACGAGGACTACAACAGCCATCCGAGCTACAAATACGAGTACGGAGTTAAGGACTCGCACACCCACGACCACAAGAGCCAGTGGGAGTCCCGTGAGGGTGACCACGTTAAGGGACAGTACACCGTGGATGAGGCCGATGGAACCCACCGTGTCGTGGACTACAGCTCGGACCACAAGACCGGATTCCAGCCCCATGTCCAGCGAGTGGGTCATGCCCATCATCCCCATGGCGAGAGCTACTCCAACATTAAGCAGCACTACTAA